The segment GTTGTAAAAACCTATGCTTACGAAATATCTAAATTTGAGCAAGATGAGATAGCACAAATAAAGCCCGACTTAGTTCTTCTTTGTGGTGGTACCGATGGAGGAAATAAAGAGGTTATTATAGCAAATGCTAAGCGTTTAGCTCAGATCCCTGAAAAGTTTGCAGTAATCGTTGCAGGAAATAAAAGCGCTTCTTATGATTTAGAGGAAGTATTTAAAAATGCTGATAAACCCTATGTCATTACAGAAAACGTAATGCCTGAGTTTAATAAGTTGAATATTGATCCCGCAAAGCAATGTATCAAAGACTTATTTATTAGTCGTATTATTGATGCTAAAGGATTAAGTAAAGCTCAAGCACTAACTCCTTATAAAATTATCCCAACCCCATTAGCTGTATTAAATGGTTGTGAATTATTAAGTAAGGGAACTCTTAAAACATCTGGAGTAGGAGATTTACTAGCTGTAGATATAGGAGGTGCTACAACAGATATTTATTCCATGTCAAAGGGACATCCGACAATGGATAGCGTAATGTACAAGGGCTTACCCGAACCTTATAATAAAAGAACAGTTGAAGGAGATTTGGGGATGCGTTATAGTCTTGCTGCATTACTAGATGAGGTTAATTTAGATTTACTCGAAATGCAATCGGGGATCAAAGCCCAAGAATATAAAGATTGGGTTGCTAAATGTACTTCTAATCCAGATTTATTAGCTGAAGAAAATAGTCAAGAGCAAAAGATAGAAGAAAACTTAGCTCGTATGGCTGTAGATATCGCAGTGGAAAGACATGCTGGAATTTATGCTCAAGCTTTTACTCCTATGGGAGAAGTTTTTACTCTAGTAGGTAAAGATTTAGCTGAAGTTCCTTATGTTATTGGTATTGGTGGGGTTATTGTTAATAGTAAATCACCCACGCATATATTAGAAGGAGCTAAAGCAAAACCTATGGATTATGTTCATCCCAAACCAAAAAATCCAAGCTATATGCTGGATCAAAAATATATTTTTGGAGCAATGGGATTGCTTTCAGCAGTAGATCCAGAATTGGCTCTTTCATTATTAAAAAAAGAAATTATAAAAATCACCGATAAAGAAACTAATACACATGAAAATCACAAATAAAAAGCTATCTAATGATGATTTCTTTGCAGAACGTAAAGAAGTCTTGAATCAATGGCCTACGGGTAAAAATATTGATTTTGACGAAGCAGTTGCTTATCAAAAAACAATTCCAGATTCAAAAAGATTTGGTACTAAACTTCAAAAAGCTACAGCTGAAGGAGTAACATTAGTTCAACCACGTGCTGGTGTAGCACTTTATGAAAAACACATTGAACTTCTTCAATATCTAGAAAATGAAGGAGGAGCAGATTTATTACCTTCAACTATCGATAGTTATACTCGTTTAAATAGATATCATGAAGCAGAAGTAGGTATCGAAAAGAGTATTGAAACTGGTCGTTCTATGTTAAATGGTTTTCCTGTTGTAAACTATGGACAAGAAATTTGTCGTAAGGTGACATCAGTAATGAAGAGTCCAGTTCAGGTACGTCATGGTACTCCTGATGCTCGTCTATTAACAGAGATTTCTATTGCAGGTGGTTTTACTTCATATGAAGGTGGAGGTATATCTTATAACATACCTTATTCTAAA is part of the Bacteroides coprosuis DSM 18011 genome and harbors:
- a CDS encoding Conserved hypothetical protein CHP01319, GlmL (InterPro IPR006230~KEGG: drm:Dred_2691 glutamate mutase, MutL~SPTR: DNA mismatch repair protein mutL;~TIGRFAM: Conserved hypothetical protein CHP01319, GlmL~IMG reference gene:2504106831~TIGRFAM: conserved hypothetical protein); amino-acid sequence: MKYLTIDFGSTYTKLTAIDGNQAEILGTASSFTTIETDVMVGFNKALQKLESKIGEFKYDKLLCCSSAAGGLKMVALGLVPELTAKAAKMAAASAGAKVVKTYAYEISKFEQDEIAQIKPDLVLLCGGTDGGNKEVIIANAKRLAQIPEKFAVIVAGNKSASYDLEEVFKNADKPYVITENVMPEFNKLNIDPAKQCIKDLFISRIIDAKGLSKAQALTPYKIIPTPLAVLNGCELLSKGTLKTSGVGDLLAVDIGGATTDIYSMSKGHPTMDSVMYKGLPEPYNKRTVEGDLGMRYSLAALLDEVNLDLLEMQSGIKAQEYKDWVAKCTSNPDLLAEENSQEQKIEENLARMAVDIAVERHAGIYAQAFTPMGEVFTLVGKDLAEVPYVIGIGGVIVNSKSPTHILEGAKAKPMDYVHPKPKNPSYMLDQKYIFGAMGLLSAVDPELALSLLKKEIIKITDKETNTHENHK